The following coding sequences are from one Mustela lutreola isolate mMusLut2 chromosome 5, mMusLut2.pri, whole genome shotgun sequence window:
- the ARRDC3 gene encoding arrestin domain-containing protein 3 isoform X1, translated as MVLGKVKSLTISFDCLNDSNVPVYSSGDTVSGRVNLEVTGEIRVKSLKIHARGHAKVRWTESRNAGSNTAYTQNYTEEVEYFNHKDILIGHERDDDNSEEGFNTIHSGRHEYAFSFELPQTPLATSFEGRHGSVRYWVKAELHRPWLLPVKLKKEFTVFEHIDINTPSLLSPQAGTKEKTLCCWFCTSGPISLSAKIERKGYTPGESIQIFAEIENCSSRMVVPKAAIYQTQAFYAKGKMKEVKQLVANLRGESLSSGKTDTWNGKLLKIPPVSPSILDCSIIRVEYSLMVYVDIPGAMDLFLNLPLVIGTIPLHPFGSRTSSVSSQCSMNMNWLGLSLRERPEAPPSYAEVVTEEQRRNNLAPVSACDDFERALQGPLFAYIQEFRFLPPPLYSEIDPNPDQSADDRPSCPSR; from the exons ATGGTGCTGGGAAAGGTGAAGAGTTTGACAATAAGCTTTGACTGTCTTAATGACAGCAATGTCCCTGTGTATTCTAGTGGGGATACAGTCTCAGGAAGGGTGAATTTAGAAGTTACCGGGGAAATCAGAGTGAAATCTCTTAAAATTCATGCAAGAGGACATGCGAAAGTACGCTGGACCGAATCAAGAAACGCCGGCTCCAATACTGCCTATACACAGAATTACACTGAAGAAGTAGAATATTTCAACCATAAAGATATCTTAATTGGACACGAAAGAG atgaTGATAATTCAGAAGAAGGCTTCAACACTATTCATTCAGGAAGGCATGAATATGCATTCAGCTTCGAGCTTCCACAGAC ACCACTTGCTACCTCATTCGAAGGCCGACATGGCAGTGTGCGCTATTGGGTGAAAGCCGAATTGCACAGGCCTTGGCTTCTACCAGTAAAATTAAAGAAGGAATTTACAGTCTTTGAGCATATAGATATCAACACTCCTTCATTACTG tcaCCCCAAGCAGGCACAAAAGAAAAGACTCTCTGTTGCTGGTTCTGTACCTCAGGCCCAATATCCTTAAGTGCCAAAATCGAAAGGAAGGGCTATACCCCAG GTGAATCAATTCAGATATTTGCTGAGATTGAGAACTGCTCTTCCCGAATGGTAgtgccaaaggcagccatttaccAAACACAGGCCTTCTATGccaaagggaaaatgaaggaagTAAAACAGCTTGTGGCTAATTTACGTGGGGAATCCTTATCATCTGGAAAGACCGATACATGGAATGGAAAGTTGCTGAAAATTCCACCAGTTTCTCCTTCTATCCTCGACTGTAGCATAATTCGTGTGGAATACTCACTAATG GTATATGTGGATATTCCTGGAGCTAtggatttatttcttaatttgccACTTGTCATTGGTACCATTCCTCTACATCCATTTGGTAGCAGAACCTCAAGTGTAAGCAGTCAGTGTAGCATGAATATGAACTGGCTTGGTTTATCTCTACGTGAAAGACCTGAAG CACCACCCAGCTATGCAGAAGTGGTAACAGAGGAACAAAGGCGGAACAATCTTGCACCTGTGAGTGCTTGTGATGACTTTGAGAGAGCCCTTCAAGGACCACTGTTTGCATATATCCAGGAGTTTCGGTTCTTGCCTCCACCTCTTTATTCAGAG ATTGATCCAAATCCTGATCAGTCAGCAGATGATAGACCATCCTGCCCCTCTCGTTGA
- the ARRDC3 gene encoding arrestin domain-containing protein 3 isoform X2: protein MVVPKAAIYQTQAFYAKGKMKEVKQLVANLRGESLSSGKTDTWNGKLLKIPPVSPSILDCSIIRVEYSLMVYVDIPGAMDLFLNLPLVIGTIPLHPFGSRTSSVSSQCSMNMNWLGLSLRERPEAPPSYAEVVTEEQRRNNLAPVSACDDFERALQGPLFAYIQEFRFLPPPLYSEIDPNPDQSADDRPSCPSR from the exons ATGGTAgtgccaaaggcagccatttaccAAACACAGGCCTTCTATGccaaagggaaaatgaaggaagTAAAACAGCTTGTGGCTAATTTACGTGGGGAATCCTTATCATCTGGAAAGACCGATACATGGAATGGAAAGTTGCTGAAAATTCCACCAGTTTCTCCTTCTATCCTCGACTGTAGCATAATTCGTGTGGAATACTCACTAATG GTATATGTGGATATTCCTGGAGCTAtggatttatttcttaatttgccACTTGTCATTGGTACCATTCCTCTACATCCATTTGGTAGCAGAACCTCAAGTGTAAGCAGTCAGTGTAGCATGAATATGAACTGGCTTGGTTTATCTCTACGTGAAAGACCTGAAG CACCACCCAGCTATGCAGAAGTGGTAACAGAGGAACAAAGGCGGAACAATCTTGCACCTGTGAGTGCTTGTGATGACTTTGAGAGAGCCCTTCAAGGACCACTGTTTGCATATATCCAGGAGTTTCGGTTCTTGCCTCCACCTCTTTATTCAGAG ATTGATCCAAATCCTGATCAGTCAGCAGATGATAGACCATCCTGCCCCTCTCGTTGA